TGGGCCATCACGCGCATGTCAGTACCTCACGTCCTGGGAACGGCGGCGCACCGTCGCGACCATGTCGCGCTGGTTGCCGGTGGGGCCGAGATAGTTGAAGGCGTACGACAGCTGCGCATAGCCGCCGATCAGGTGGGTGGGCTTCACGAGCAGCCGGGTCACCGAGTTGTGGATGCCGCCGCGCCGACCGGTCGCCTCGGACTTCGGGACGTCGATCGTGCGCTCCTGGGCGTGATAGACGTACACGACGCCCTCGGGCATCCGGTGCGTCACGATCGCCCGGGCGACCAGGACGCCGTTGGCGTTGACGCACTCGACCCAGTCGTTGTCGGCCACCCCGATCGCGGCCGCGTCGGCGCCGCTCATCCAGACCGTCGGCCCCCCGCGCGACAGCGACAGCATGAGCAGGTTGTCCTGGTACTCGGAGTGGATCGACCACTTCGAGTGCGGCGTCAGGTAGCGCACCGTCACCTGCGTGGAGCCGTCCGGCCCGAGGCGCGGCTCCCCGAAGAGCCGGTGCATGTCCAGCGGCGGCCGGTAGATCGGCAGCGCCTCGCCGAGGTCGATCATCCAGTCGTGGTCGAGGTAGAAATGCATGCGGCCGGTCAGGGTGTGGAACGGCTTGAGCCGCTCGATGTTCACCGTGAACGGTGCGTACCGCCGCCCGCCGGTCTCCGAGCCGGACCACTCCGGCGAGGTGATCACCGGCACGGGATGCTGCTGCGTCTCGGCGAAGGTGATGTGCTTCTCCTCCGAGCCCGCCGCCAGGTCGGCGAGCGGCTTGCCGACGCGTTCCTCGAGCGTCCGGAAGCCCTGGGCGGCCAGCTCGCCGTTGGTCGTGCCCGACAGGGTCAGGATCGCCTCGGCCATCTTGACGTCGGTGTCGAGGGCCGGTCGTCCGTCGCCGGCACCCCCGAGCATCACCCCGTTGGTCGCGGCCAGGCGCTCGGTCTGCTCCTCGAGCCGGTACGTCACGTTCTTGACCGTGAAGCCCAACGAGTCGGCCAGCGGTCCGATCGTGGCCAGCTTGTCCGCGATGGCCGTGTAGTCGCGCTCCACCACCGAGAACACCGGCATCGTCCGCCCGGGCACGCCCGGTAGCCCGGTCGTCCGCCAGTCCTCGACCCGACCGCCCGGCTGCGCCGCCTCGCCCGGGGTGTCGTGCTGGAGCGGGACGCTGACCAGGTCCTTGCGCACGCCGAGGTGCGTCCGCGCCATGGCGGAGAAGCGCTTCGCCAGCAGGTGGAAGATGTCGAAGTCGCTCCTGGCCTGCCAGGGCGGGTCGATCGCCGGCGTGAACGCGTGTACGAACGGGTGCATGTCGGTCGACGACAGGTCGTACTTCTCGTACCAGGTGGCGGCCGGGAGCACGACGTCCGACAGCAGCGTCGTGGAGGTCATGCGGAAGTCCGCGGAGACCAGCAGGTCCAGCTTTCCCTCGGGCGCCTCGTCGTGCCACGCGACCTCGTCGGGCCGGGGCACCTCGGGGTTCTCGCCGCCGGCGCCGTCGACCCCGCGCACGTTCGAGTGCGTGCCGAGCAGGTGCTTGAGGAAGTACTCGTTGCCCTTGGCGGACGAGCCGAGGAGGTTGGAGCGCCACAGCACGAGCGTCCGCGGCCAGTTCTTCGGGGCGTCGACGTCCTCGATGGCCGTCTGCAGGCTGCCGTCGTGCAGCGACTGGGCGACGTACGACCCGGGGTCGGCGGCTCGTCCCTCGGCCACCGCGGTCTCGGCCGCATCGGCCACGTCGAGGGGGTTCGCGCCGAACTGCGGGTAGAACGGCATCCACCCGAGCCGGGCGGACTGCGCGATCGTGTCGGCGGTGTGCTTGCCGGCCAGGTGCCCGGCGGCCAGCGGAGACGCCAGCGAGTCCGCGGAGTAGCCGTCGTTGCGCCACTGACCGGTGTGCATGTACCAGAACGACGTCCCGGTCATGGTGCGTGGCGGCCGCGACCAGTCCAGCGCGTTGGCGAGCGACATCCAGCCGGTGACCGGACGACACTTCTCCTGGCCCACGTAGTGCGCCCACCCGCCGCCGTTGCGGCCCTGGCACCCGGTCAGCATCAGCAGCGCCAGGATCGACCGGTACGTCGCGTCGCCGTGGAACCACTGGCAGATGCCGGCGCCCATGATGATCATCGAGCGGCCGCCGGACTCCTCGGCGTTGGCGGCGAACTCGCGGGCGACCCGGATGCACTGCTCGGCCGGGACCTTGGTGATCTCCGCCTGCCACGCCGGGGTGTACGGCGTGGACACGTCGTCGTACCCCGTGGCCCACTCCCCCGGCAGCGGCTGCCCGTCGACGTCTCGGCCCACCCCGTACTGGGCGAGCATCAGGTCGAGCACCGTGGTCACCAGCTGCCCCGCGACCTTCCGTGCCGGGACGCCCCGACGCAGCACCGAGCCCGAGCCGTCCGGCGCGACGAACGCCGGCAGGAGCACCTCCGTCGGCACGACGTCACCGGCCAGGTCGAGCATGGACAGCGCCGGCGTCACCCCCTCGAGGTCCAGGTTCCAGCGGCCCTTGCCTGACTCGGCGTACCGGAACCCCAGCGAGCCGTTCGGGACCACGGGCTCCCCGGTGTCCTGGTCCAGCAGGACCGTCTTGGCGGCGTCCTCCTGGGCGGTCCCGCCGAGGTCGGACGCCATGAGGAACTTGCCCGGCACCATGGCACCGTCGGCATGCTCCTCCAGGCGGATGAGGAACGGCAGGTCCGAGTAGGCCCGCACGTAGTCGGCGAAGAACGGGGTGCGGCGCTCCACGAAGTGCTCGCGCAGGACCACGTGCCCCATCGCCATGCCGAGTGCCGCGTCGGTGCCCGCCTGTGCCGGCATCCACTCGTCGGCGAACTTGGTGTTGTCGGCGTAGTCCGGGCTGACGGCCACGACCTTCGTGCCGCGATAGCGCACCTCGGTCATCCAGTGCGCGTCCGGCGTCCGGGTCACCGGGACGTTGGAGCCCCACATCATCAGGTACGTCGAGTCCCACCAGTCCCCCGACTCCGGGACGTCCGTCTGGTCCCCGAAGACCTGTGGGCTGGCGACCGGCAGATCGGCGTACCAGTCGTAGAACGACGTCATGACGCCACCGATGAGCTGGATGAACCGGGTGCCCACGCAGTGGGAGACCATCGACATCGCCGGGATCGGCGAGAATCCCGAGCACCGGTCCGGTCCATAGGTCTTGATCGTGTTCACGTGCGCGGCGGCGGTGATCTCGATCGCCTCGTCCCACGTCGCCCGCACGAGACCGCCCTTGCCGCGGGCCTGCTGGTAGCGGCGTCGCCGCTCGGGGTCCCCGGTCACGTCCGCCCAGGCGAGCACCGGGTCGCCGAGGCGTTCCTTGGCCTCGCGGTACATCTCGAGCAGGACGCCGCGGACGTACGGATAGCGGACCCGCGTCGGCGAGTAGGTGTACCAGGAGAACGCGGCTCCTCGCGGGCACCCGCGGGGCTCGTACTCGGGGCTGTCCGGGCCGACCGAGGGGTAGTCCGTCTGCTGCGTCTCCCAGGTGATGATCCCGTCCTTGACGTAGACCTTCCACGAGCACGAGCCCGTGCAGTTGACG
Above is a genomic segment from Aeromicrobium chenweiae containing:
- a CDS encoding nitrate reductase subunit alpha, with translation MSRGSKSAGPDGPASQALLAAGRFFTKWDGTDDGRAVFREGGRAGDVFYRDRWSHDKVVRSTHGVNCTGSCSWKVYVKDGIITWETQQTDYPSVGPDSPEYEPRGCPRGAAFSWYTYSPTRVRYPYVRGVLLEMYREAKERLGDPVLAWADVTGDPERRRRYQQARGKGGLVRATWDEAIEITAAAHVNTIKTYGPDRCSGFSPIPAMSMVSHCVGTRFIQLIGGVMTSFYDWYADLPVASPQVFGDQTDVPESGDWWDSTYLMMWGSNVPVTRTPDAHWMTEVRYRGTKVVAVSPDYADNTKFADEWMPAQAGTDAALGMAMGHVVLREHFVERRTPFFADYVRAYSDLPFLIRLEEHADGAMVPGKFLMASDLGGTAQEDAAKTVLLDQDTGEPVVPNGSLGFRYAESGKGRWNLDLEGVTPALSMLDLAGDVVPTEVLLPAFVAPDGSGSVLRRGVPARKVAGQLVTTVLDLMLAQYGVGRDVDGQPLPGEWATGYDDVSTPYTPAWQAEITKVPAEQCIRVAREFAANAEESGGRSMIIMGAGICQWFHGDATYRSILALLMLTGCQGRNGGGWAHYVGQEKCRPVTGWMSLANALDWSRPPRTMTGTSFWYMHTGQWRNDGYSADSLASPLAAGHLAGKHTADTIAQSARLGWMPFYPQFGANPLDVADAAETAVAEGRAADPGSYVAQSLHDGSLQTAIEDVDAPKNWPRTLVLWRSNLLGSSAKGNEYFLKHLLGTHSNVRGVDGAGGENPEVPRPDEVAWHDEAPEGKLDLLVSADFRMTSTTLLSDVVLPAATWYEKYDLSSTDMHPFVHAFTPAIDPPWQARSDFDIFHLLAKRFSAMARTHLGVRKDLVSVPLQHDTPGEAAQPGGRVEDWRTTGLPGVPGRTMPVFSVVERDYTAIADKLATIGPLADSLGFTVKNVTYRLEEQTERLAATNGVMLGGAGDGRPALDTDVKMAEAILTLSGTTNGELAAQGFRTLEERVGKPLADLAAGSEEKHITFAETQQHPVPVITSPEWSGSETGGRRYAPFTVNIERLKPFHTLTGRMHFYLDHDWMIDLGEALPIYRPPLDMHRLFGEPRLGPDGSTQVTVRYLTPHSKWSIHSEYQDNLLMLSLSRGGPTVWMSGADAAAIGVADNDWVECVNANGVLVARAIVTHRMPEGVVYVYHAQERTIDVPKSEATGRRGGIHNSVTRLLVKPTHLIGGYAQLSYAFNYLGPTGNQRDMVATVRRRSQDVRY